The window CAGTTGGCTTCGACCCGCGCATGCAGCGCGTGCCAGGTGAAGTAGACCACGATGGTCCAGAACATCGTATTGACCAGCACGCGCGCGGGCATCGCGCCGGCGCGCCGCCGGGAGAGCGCGTAGAGGCCCATCACACCGAGGATGAAGACCAATGGCGTCGCGAACGCAAACTGCGTCGGGATCAGCTCGGCGATGTAATTCGGGCGGAAGTCCTCGATCCGAGCGCGGCCCATCTGCTTGATGAACGACACCCAGTGGTGATCGGCATTCCAGAGGATGACCGGCGCAAACAGGCCGGCCGCAACCAGGCCGCCGAGATAGAGCCAAAGCGAGAGATACCAGCGCCGCAGCTTCGGCACCATCGCAAGCCAGATCAGGATCGCGGGTCCAAAGAACAGCGCCGTGTATTTCGACAGCAACGCCAGGCCTGCGCTGACGCCGACCGCAAGCCACCAGGCGCCGCGGCCGCTCTCCAGCACCTTTGCGAGCGAATACAGCAGGAAGCTCGCGGCAACCAGCAGCGGCGCATCCGGCGTCACGATCAGCGTGCCGACGGCGGCCATCAGCGTGACATTGAGCAGGATCGTTGCGCTGGCGGCGATGCGCTGGCCGCCGAACAGGATCTCGGTCGCCCGATAGATCGCCCAGCTCATCGGCAACGCGAGCAGGATCGACGCCAGCCGCACGCCGAACGCCGTGTCGCCCGCGATCATGGTGCCGAGCCGGATCACGACCGCCACCATCGGCGGATGGTCGTAATAGCCGCCGGCGAGCGCCTTCGACCACATCCAGTAATAGGCTTCGTCGAAGGTCAGCGGCGTCCATGCGGCGGCGGCCAGCCGCAATACGACCAGCGCGCACACCGCAAGAGCGGTGTTCCGGGCCAGCCGCGCCTCGTTCGCGTTCATGCCACCGTCATCGCTTGCGCCAGACGAACAGCCCGGACATCGCGTAGTTCCACACCACGCCCATCAGCGCGCCGGCCGCGCCCGCAAGCCACCAGATCGGCTCCTGGTCGTAGACCGAGAACGCGACGCCGACATTGGCAAGCAGGCCGACGCTGCAGACCAGATAGAACAGCAGCAGGCCGCGCAGAATGCCGAAGCCCTTCAGCCGCTGGTCGCGATAGGTGAGGAAATTGTTGAGGATGAAGTTGCTGGTCATGGCGACGATCGCGCCGGTGGCCTGGGCCTCCGGGAATGGCGCCTTGAACAGCTCCAGCGCGATGAACAGCACGCTGAGATGCACCAGCAGGCCGAGCCCGCCGACCGCTGCGAACAGAATGAAGCGCAGCGAGATCACGTCGTTGGTCAGCTTCGCCAGCACCAGACCAAGGAAGTCGAGCGCGACCATCGAGTCAAGCTTGCTCTCGCCATGCTGGCGGGCACCGAATGTGTAGGGAATCTCGACCGCGCGCAGCTTGCCTTCCGCCGTCGCCACGACATCGAGCAGGATCTTGAAGCCCTGGGTCGAGAGCTGCGGCGCAAGCTGCTCGAAACGGTCGCGGCGGATCATGAAGAAGCCGCTCATGGGATCGGCGATCTCGACCTTCAACGAGCGGCGCGCGATCTCGGTGGCAAAGGCGCTGGCGCCGGCGCGCTGCTTGTTGAAGCCTTCGGTCTTGTAGCCCTCGATATAGCGGCTGCCGACCACGAGCTCGGCCTCGCCGCTCTGCAGCAGCGCGACCATCTTCGGGAGCTGGGTCTCGTCATGCTGGAGGTCGGCATCCATGACCGCGGCATAGGGCGCGCTCGACGCCAGGATGCCCTCGATGCAGGCGCCGGACAGGCCGCGCCGGCCGATTCGGCGGATGCAGCGCACGCGGGAATCCTTCCGCGCCAGGGCGCGCACCACGTCCCAGGTACCGTCGGGCGAATTGTCATCGACGAAGATGACCTCCCAGGACACGTCCTTCAGGGTCGCGTCGAGTCGGCGGTACAGCACCGTGACATTGTCGCGTTCGTTGAAGGTCGGGACGACCACCGAAAGCTGCGGCAAACTTGCTGCCTGCGAGGAGGTTTCGGGGCCTAGCTTGATGGCGTCATTCATGAGCGCCAGCGTATAGCCGCAGCCTCCCCCGCTGCCAAGGCGGGCCGGCCCAAACGCTGTCTCCGAAAACGGGAAAACGGGGCAAAACACCCCTGAAAATGCCAACGACCACGAACAAGGGGCGCGCGTACATCCGGCGCAGCCAAACAATGTCGTGGTCGTCCCAGCGCCGGAGCCCCTAAGCTGCAACGTCGCCGTTGGAGGCTAGATGGGAAGGCCCCAGGCGGTCCGCAAGGGGCGGTGGCGCTAGTTGTTGGGGACTTCCCGGATCACCGGGCCGCGTGGCACCGGGGCCGCCGGCGCGGCTTCGGTGGCGGGAGCCGCCTGCACGGCTGCGGGCTGGGTCGGGTTACGCAGCTGGCTCGGCGACGGCCCGTAGATGAACGCCGCCGCGAGCGCGACGGCTGCGACCACTGCGCCCAAGAAGCCTGCCGTCGATTGTGATCTCATGCCGATCATCCCCTTGCCTGCGCGGATTGATATCAAAAATCGGCCGGCCGCAACAGGATTCGGGAACCTATTTCGCCGCGGCTCTGCGCCGGGTGAAGGCGGTCACGATGTCCTTCTGCGCCAGCTCGATCGCGCGGTTGGCCGTCGTCAGATTGGCGTCGGCATCCTGCTTCGGAAACTGCAGCGACAGGAAGTCGATCAGCGACACCCGGAAGTTCTGCCGCTCCGATGGACAGACATTGGCGATCAGCGAGGTGAACTCCTGGTCGGACATCGCCTTGTTGCTGTCGCGGGGATATTCGCGGGCGAGACAATTCCAGTAGGCGTCGCGGCCGGTGATCGCGAGCCTGTGCGCATCGTCGACCTCATCGGCCATCGCAGCGGGGGATATGGCAGCGGAGGACGTGATCAAGAGGGCGGCCGCAACCAGCATGCGCATGTGTTGTTCTCCATTTTGGCGCATCGTAGCGAAGAGCGACAACCACGATAAGCACCGCCGCGCCAATCTGGCAAACTGGCCAATCACGATTATTTTGACTACTCTCGATCCCTGTTCCCCTCCTCGCGATGAGTGCAGTCGTGGCCAAAGCTCCCACCAAGGCGACCAAGACAGAGACCAAGACAGACGCAGGCAACATCTATATCGGCATCGGCGGCTGGACCTTCGAGCCGTGGCGCGGGGTGTTCTATCCCGAGAAGCTCACGCAGGCGAAGGAGCTGTCCTACGCCGCCTCCAAGCTGACCTCGATCGAGATCAACGGCACCTATTATGGCTCGCAGAAGCCGGAGAGCTTTCGCAAATGGGCCAGCGAGGTGCCCGACGGCTTCATCTTCTCGCTGAAGGGGCCGCGCTTCGCCACCAATCGCCGCGTGCTCGCCGAGGCCGGCGATTCGGTGAAGCGGTTCTATGATTCGGGCGTGCTGGAGCTGAAGGACCGGCTCGGCCCGGTGCTCTGGCAGTTTGCGCCGACCAAGAAATTCGACGGCGCCGATTTCGGCAAGTTCCTCGAACTGTTGCCGCGCAAGCTCGACGGCCGCGCGCTGCGCCATGTCGTCGAAGTGCGCCACGACAGCTTTTGCGTCCCCGAATTCATCGCGCTGCTGCGGCAGTTCGAGGTGCCTGTGGTGTTCGCCGAGCACGGCAAATATCCGGCGATCGCCGATATCGCCAGCGACTTCGTGTATGCGCGGCTGCAGAAGGGCAATGACGAATTGAAGACCTGCTATCCGCCGAAGCAGCTCGACGCCTGGGCCAAGCGGTTTCAGGACTGGGCCGGCGGCGGCGAGCCGGACGACCTGCCGCGGGTCGACAAATCAGCGCCGAAGAAGACGCCACGCGACGTGTTCGCCTACGTGATCCATGAGGGCAAGATCCGCGCGCCGGCGGGCGCGATGGAATTGATCGAACGGGTGAAGTGAGGGAGAACCGATGGCGAAGGCGAAAAAGCTGTTCACCATCGGCTACGAGCAGACGCCGTCCAAGGCCGTGCTCGACGAACTCGAGCACGCCGGCGTCAAGCTGCTGGTCGACGTCCGCGCGGTCGCCTCCTCGCGCCGCCCCGGCTTCTCCAAGAGCCAGCTCGCCGCGGGCCTCGACGAGCGCGGCATCGGCTACGTCCACCTGCGCGGCCTCGGCACGCCGAAGAGCGGACGGGAGGCGGCGCGCAGCGGGCAATATGCGCTGCTGCACAAGATCTACTCGGCGCACCTCAAGACGGCGCAGGCCAGGGAGGAGCTCGACGAGCTGTCGGCGCTGGTGAAGAAGTCCGGCCCGGTCTGCATCCTCTGCTACGAGCGCGACCACGAACATTGTCACCGCCGCTGGATCGCCGAGATCATCGAGGAGCGCGACGGCGTCAAGATCGAGAACCTCGCCGCGCCGCAAGTTTAGCCTTTCCCCTCCAGGCGCAACGTCCCCTCCATCATCTGCACACAGGCCCCGCCGACATGCGCGGATGTGATTGCGCCATCCTGCTTGCGCACGCGGGTCAGCAGCAAGCTCGGCCGGCCCATGTCGACACCCTGGCCGACCGTCAGCTTCAGGGTGCCGTCGCGCAACGGATCGAGCGCGGCAAGCAGCGCGGCCGCGGCGACCGTGGCGCTGCCGGTGGCCGGGTCCTCGATCAGGCCGCTTGATCCCGGAAAGAACATCCGCGCCTGTAGATCGCAAGGCGCCTCCGCGACGGGGACGTCGCGCGTGTAGAAGTACGCGGAGAATGCTCCGTCACGCGGGAAGAAGCGCGCGAACGCCGCGGCATCCGGCTTGGCCCGCCGGACCGCATCGCGCGATGCGACCTCAAAGACCAGGAACGGCGTTCCCACCCCGACCACCTGCGGTGCCTGGCGATCCGTCCTGACATCGTCTGCCGTGAGCGAGATCAGGCTCGCGACCTCACCGGCGGAGAACTGCGACAGACGCAACAGCGGCTGCGGGGCGGTCAGCTCAGTGGCAACGACCCTGCCGCCCTGTCGCGCGATATCGACCGGGACCAACCCCGCCTTCTCCTCGAAGATCAGGCGTGGCTTCGGCTCCTTCGCAAGCTGTGCCAGCACGAAGGCGGTGCCGACATTGGGATGCCCGGCAAACGGCAGTTCTCTCACCGGCGTGAAGATGCGAACCTGGGCGTCGTTGGCCTTGTCCTGCGGCGGCAGCACGAAGGTCGTCTCGGAATAGTTGAACTCGGTCGCGATCGCCTGCATTTGCGCGGTCGACAGCCCCTGGGCGTCGAGCACCACGGCGAGCGGGTTGCCGCCGAAGGCGCGATCAGTGAAAACGTCGACGGTGATATAGCGGCGCTGCATCTTGCGTGTCCTTGTGCCGGTCGTTCCGATGGCGTCATCGTAACACAGCAGCAACGACGCCCTTCAGAGCACTCGGTACAATCGCGCTCCTTGTTTGAGCATGATCTCCTCGGAAAACCGCTTCGCACTTTTCCGGATCATGCTTTAGAAGCGAAACAGCTCGCGCGGCGATGCGAGCACGCGGGCGCGCTCATCAGCGTCGACGATAAGCTCGTCAAGAAATTTGCGGTTCTTCGCGTAGCTCTGCGTCGCCTCGAATTGCGTGTGCGGCCAGTCGCTGCCCCACAGCAGCCGGTCGACCCCGTAGGCATTGCGCAGCAGCGGATAGGCCTGCTTCGCGAATGCCTCGCCGGCCCCGCCATTGCGATAGGGTGCCGAGATCTTGACCCAGACATTTCGCGTCGCGCCAAGCTTGAGGACCGACTGGAATCCGGGATCGTCGATGCCGAGCTTTGGATCGGGCAAGGCGAAATGATCGAGCACGACTTTCACGCCCTGGTCGAGCAGCTGTGGCGCGAGCGTCGCGAGATCGCCGGCGTTGCGCTGGATCTCGACCTGCCAGTCGAGCGTCCTGATCTGTGCCAGCAGCGCCGTCCAGTCCGGCGACGTCAGATCGGGCAGCTTCTGGCCGACCAGATTGAGACGGATGCCCGCCACGCCGGCGCGATCGAGCGTGCGAAGCTCCTCGGCGGCAACGGCAACGTCGACCACGGCGATGCCGCGCAGGCGGCCATTGGTCGCCTTCAGGCATTCGACCAGATAGGAATTGTCGGTGCCGAGAAAGCTCGGCTGCACCAACACGCCATTGGTGATGCCGTTCTGGTCGAGCTGCTGCAGATAGAGCGCGAGCGGCGCGTCGTAGTCGGGCGCGTAGCGCCGGCCCGGCGCGAGCTTCAGCTCGCGATGAAAGACGTGGGCGTGGGTATCGATCGCGAGTTTCGGCACCTCAGCCCTCACTTTGCTCGCCAATCCGCCTGCCGACAGCACGGCAACCACTCCCGCGGCAAACCGGCGCCGCGTCAACCCATGTTGGTACGATGTCATCATCATTCCTCATCATCACGCGCGCGTGGCGGCGGCCTGCTCGAAAACCTTGCCGCGGGTTTCCGGCAGCATCAGCACCGCGACCAGCACCAGCGAATAGGCGAACGCCGCGTCGATCCCGATCGCAGCACCGAGGCCGATGTGATCGCTGAGATAGCCGACCAGGAAGGGAAACGCCGCGGAGACGATGCGGCCGAAATTGTAGCAAAAGCCCACGCCAGTCCCGCGCACGCCAGCCGGATAGAGTTCGCTGAACAACGCCGCCATGCTGGCGGGAATGCCCGCCGAGAAGAATCCCAGCGGGAAGCCGAGCACCAGCATCTGCGAATTGGAGAGCGGCGCGAAGATGTAGACCAGCACCGTCACGACGCAGGCGGCTGCGAACAGCGTCACGTTGGCGCGCCGCCCGATCCGGTCGCTGATGATCCCCGACACCACGCAGCCGCAGAAGAAGGCGACGATGATCACGGCGAGATAGGCGCTGGAGCCGAGCACCGAGAGATGCCGCACCTCGCGCAGGAACGTCGGCAGGAATGTCGTCAACGCCGCATAGCCACCATGGGCGCCGATGCCGAACAGGCCGCCGATCAAGGTCGAGCGCAGCACGTCGCGGTGAAAGATTCCGGCAAGCGTCGCGAAGAAC of the Bradyrhizobium quebecense genome contains:
- a CDS encoding glycosyltransferase family 39 protein, encoding MNANEARLARNTALAVCALVVLRLAAAAWTPLTFDEAYYWMWSKALAGGYYDHPPMVAVVIRLGTMIAGDTAFGVRLASILLALPMSWAIYRATEILFGGQRIAASATILLNVTLMAAVGTLIVTPDAPLLVAASFLLYSLAKVLESGRGAWWLAVGVSAGLALLSKYTALFFGPAILIWLAMVPKLRRWYLSLWLYLGGLVAAGLFAPVILWNADHHWVSFIKQMGRARIEDFRPNYIAELIPTQFAFATPLVFILGVMGLYALSRRRAGAMPARVLVNTMFWTIVVYFTWHALHARVEANWFAPVYPAFAVAAAVAAIQVQWAPREQPTIDFCRRWAAPTGVVLFALLIVQANTGLLSGYRRDATVRSVGVGWQELATEIEAVRARSGASCVLSPDYGTTGWLAFYLPKGTCVAQQGQRIRWVNMPEPSPAQLTGKLLYVHEVEQAMPASVRDNFARVETVAEVKRMRGPLVIETYALDLLDGAKGEVFDRSPPPELQ
- a CDS encoding glycosyltransferase, giving the protein MNDAIKLGPETSSQAASLPQLSVVVPTFNERDNVTVLYRRLDATLKDVSWEVIFVDDNSPDGTWDVVRALARKDSRVRCIRRIGRRGLSGACIEGILASSAPYAAVMDADLQHDETQLPKMVALLQSGEAELVVGSRYIEGYKTEGFNKQRAGASAFATEIARRSLKVEIADPMSGFFMIRRDRFEQLAPQLSTQGFKILLDVVATAEGKLRAVEIPYTFGARQHGESKLDSMVALDFLGLVLAKLTNDVISLRFILFAAVGGLGLLVHLSVLFIALELFKAPFPEAQATGAIVAMTSNFILNNFLTYRDQRLKGFGILRGLLLFYLVCSVGLLANVGVAFSVYDQEPIWWLAGAAGALMGVVWNYAMSGLFVWRKR
- a CDS encoding DUF72 domain-containing protein, with the protein product MAKAPTKATKTETKTDAGNIYIGIGGWTFEPWRGVFYPEKLTQAKELSYAASKLTSIEINGTYYGSQKPESFRKWASEVPDGFIFSLKGPRFATNRRVLAEAGDSVKRFYDSGVLELKDRLGPVLWQFAPTKKFDGADFGKFLELLPRKLDGRALRHVVEVRHDSFCVPEFIALLRQFEVPVVFAEHGKYPAIADIASDFVYARLQKGNDELKTCYPPKQLDAWAKRFQDWAGGGEPDDLPRVDKSAPKKTPRDVFAYVIHEGKIRAPAGAMELIERVK
- a CDS encoding DUF488 family protein; this encodes MAKAKKLFTIGYEQTPSKAVLDELEHAGVKLLVDVRAVASSRRPGFSKSQLAAGLDERGIGYVHLRGLGTPKSGREAARSGQYALLHKIYSAHLKTAQAREELDELSALVKKSGPVCILCYERDHEHCHRRWIAEIIEERDGVKIENLAAPQV
- a CDS encoding PhzF family phenazine biosynthesis protein, producing the protein MQRRYITVDVFTDRAFGGNPLAVVLDAQGLSTAQMQAIATEFNYSETTFVLPPQDKANDAQVRIFTPVRELPFAGHPNVGTAFVLAQLAKEPKPRLIFEEKAGLVPVDIARQGGRVVATELTAPQPLLRLSQFSAGEVASLISLTADDVRTDRQAPQVVGVGTPFLVFEVASRDAVRRAKPDAAAFARFFPRDGAFSAYFYTRDVPVAEAPCDLQARMFFPGSSGLIEDPATGSATVAAAALLAALDPLRDGTLKLTVGQGVDMGRPSLLLTRVRKQDGAITSAHVGGACVQMMEGTLRLEGKG
- a CDS encoding amidohydrolase family protein, which gives rise to MTSYQHGLTRRRFAAGVVAVLSAGGLASKVRAEVPKLAIDTHAHVFHRELKLAPGRRYAPDYDAPLALYLQQLDQNGITNGVLVQPSFLGTDNSYLVECLKATNGRLRGIAVVDVAVAAEELRTLDRAGVAGIRLNLVGQKLPDLTSPDWTALLAQIRTLDWQVEIQRNAGDLATLAPQLLDQGVKVVLDHFALPDPKLGIDDPGFQSVLKLGATRNVWVKISAPYRNGGAGEAFAKQAYPLLRNAYGVDRLLWGSDWPHTQFEATQSYAKNRKFLDELIVDADERARVLASPRELFRF
- a CDS encoding MFS transporter; its protein translation is MANWYSECSPLERRTFWASFGGWGLDALDVQMFSLAIPALITAFGISKADAGLLGSVTLFFGAFGGWLGGALGDRFGRVQALQITVATFALATFASAFAMNYTQLVILKAIQGIGFGAEWACGAVLMAEIIRAEHRGKALGAVQSAWAVGWGAAVLLSALVFTYAPADIAWRILFAVGLIPALLILYIRRGLKEPPRAAARAAEPPFFATLAGIFHRDVLRSTLIGGLFGIGAHGGYAALTTFLPTFLREVRHLSVLGSSAYLAVIIVAFFCGCVVSGIISDRIGRRANVTLFAAACVVTVLVYIFAPLSNSQMLVLGFPLGFFSAGIPASMAALFSELYPAGVRGTGVGFCYNFGRIVSAAFPFLVGYLSDHIGLGAAIGIDAAFAYSLVLVAVLMLPETRGKVFEQAAATRA